A genomic window from Streptomyces sp. WMMC940 includes:
- a CDS encoding helix-turn-helix domain-containing protein, with protein sequence MASPVLDGASLIGGAGGLEQTVADVHVCAPTEPDLAQFSAHAALILDTPSGYQLETILPRARASQASVLIVRTGPAAVLSSTRWLADRLALPLIAMPEATPLGLAQRLHALVHGAETHRGLTCARLAAQLSRRPASPASTVRALNTLLPAHCAILSSEGTPLAGDPPTRQLDDTLRTAVPATIRDEAGVLIALPAGATARRGAPLWLIAETAGMTDTELHTIKAALDIAAWAVTAWSTTNQLEAAHNAAFQASVLTELLTAGDQVTPQTVEQALEAGWTLDGWHIGVRIRPTDTTARRSQATTTRLHHALKAHQLPAPLVELGGSWAAWLSEPDEPTPNRFSAVIAAVRRSLTSMPGTALVAGIGRAQPGPTGLAKSLTEAWELAQIAGFSPGRHRIEHAGTTDPRRLILAVVSGNETVRRSHLLLGALLAPANKTLLDTLETYLTLESSASATAKSLHVHRNTVLKRLDRIEKLLDMRLEDPAIRFALRIACSAAR encoded by the coding sequence ATGGCCAGCCCAGTGCTCGACGGAGCCTCCCTGATCGGCGGCGCAGGCGGCCTTGAACAAACCGTGGCCGACGTACATGTCTGTGCCCCGACCGAACCGGACCTGGCACAATTCAGTGCTCATGCGGCCCTGATCCTCGATACCCCAAGCGGGTACCAACTCGAGACCATACTGCCCCGGGCCCGCGCATCCCAGGCGAGCGTGCTGATCGTGCGAACCGGACCGGCAGCGGTCCTCAGCTCGACCAGGTGGCTGGCCGATCGACTGGCGCTGCCTCTCATCGCCATGCCCGAAGCCACGCCTCTAGGCCTCGCGCAACGCCTGCACGCCCTGGTACACGGCGCCGAAACACACCGCGGACTCACCTGCGCTCGGCTCGCCGCTCAACTCAGTCGACGCCCCGCCAGCCCAGCAAGCACCGTGCGCGCCCTGAACACACTTCTACCCGCCCACTGCGCAATCCTGAGCTCCGAGGGAACCCCCCTGGCCGGCGACCCTCCGACCCGACAGCTCGATGACACCCTGCGCACAGCAGTTCCCGCGACGATCCGAGACGAAGCCGGTGTGCTCATCGCACTCCCGGCCGGCGCAACAGCCAGGCGCGGAGCACCACTCTGGCTGATCGCCGAAACCGCCGGGATGACCGACACCGAACTCCACACCATCAAAGCTGCCCTGGATATCGCCGCATGGGCCGTCACAGCCTGGTCGACAACCAACCAACTCGAAGCCGCACACAACGCCGCCTTCCAGGCCTCGGTGCTCACCGAGCTACTGACCGCTGGCGATCAGGTCACTCCCCAAACCGTCGAGCAGGCCCTGGAGGCAGGCTGGACCCTGGACGGCTGGCACATCGGCGTACGCATCCGCCCCACCGACACAACCGCTCGGCGGAGCCAAGCCACTACCACCCGTCTCCACCACGCACTGAAAGCCCACCAGCTCCCCGCTCCCCTGGTAGAACTCGGCGGCAGTTGGGCCGCGTGGCTAAGCGAACCGGACGAGCCCACCCCCAACCGATTCTCCGCCGTCATCGCCGCAGTCCGCCGCTCACTCACCTCCATGCCCGGCACCGCGCTGGTGGCAGGAATCGGCAGGGCACAACCAGGACCCACGGGACTGGCCAAGTCACTCACCGAAGCCTGGGAACTCGCCCAGATCGCCGGCTTCTCCCCCGGCCGGCACCGAATCGAGCACGCCGGCACGACCGACCCCCGGCGCCTCATCCTAGCCGTCGTGTCGGGCAACGAAACCGTACGCCGGAGCCACCTCCTACTCGGCGCGCTTCTGGCACCTGCCAACAAGACGCTCCTGGACACCCTGGAGACGTATCTGACCCTGGAGTCCTCAGCCTCCGCCACCGCCAAGAGCCTCCACGTCCACCGCAACACCGTACTCAAACGACTCGACCGGATCGAGAAACTACTCGACATGCGACTGGAAGACCCGGCCATCCGATTCGCCCTGCGCATCGCCTGCAGTGCCGCCCGCTGA
- a CDS encoding DUF917 domain-containing protein encodes MSWSLDTVDLRPLAIGAAVLGSGGAGDPTLFELLAREVLATHGPVTVYEHADLPDEGILISTGLVGSVTAFSEKPSNGYECTHAFTRLRDALAPSPPVYVCGYETAGVNAFLPLIVAAQTQTPLVDVDCMGRGLSWLDQTTYDAVGIPIAPFTLTDSLGHTILAEAITGHEAERYIRTLTVTMGGWSAFAGYPVDATAAGTAGVHGALARAMRLGRSLDAEPSRHLGSGRVSEVTWQPGVEAAHGSIVVWLGPPDDRPLRIETRNEFLMVLDRGQIVATAPDIICLLDQRTRTPLLTETVTTGYQVDVLVYPAPSRWNEPAFSPLASPAAFGYSWAET; translated from the coding sequence ATGAGCTGGAGTCTTGACACGGTCGATCTGCGGCCGCTGGCCATCGGTGCTGCGGTACTGGGCTCAGGCGGCGCCGGAGACCCCACCCTCTTCGAACTACTGGCCAGGGAAGTGCTCGCCACGCACGGGCCGGTCACCGTCTACGAACACGCCGACCTGCCGGACGAAGGCATACTGATCAGCACCGGCCTGGTCGGGTCCGTCACCGCATTCAGCGAGAAACCGAGCAACGGCTACGAGTGCACCCACGCGTTCACCCGCCTACGCGACGCACTCGCCCCGTCTCCTCCCGTGTACGTCTGCGGCTACGAAACTGCCGGCGTGAACGCCTTCCTCCCCCTGATCGTCGCCGCGCAGACGCAAACCCCCTTGGTCGACGTCGACTGCATGGGGCGAGGGCTGTCCTGGCTGGACCAGACCACCTATGACGCGGTCGGCATCCCGATCGCGCCGTTCACCCTCACCGACTCCCTCGGTCACACCATCCTCGCCGAGGCCATCACGGGACACGAAGCCGAGCGGTACATCCGCACCCTCACGGTGACCATGGGTGGCTGGTCGGCATTCGCCGGCTACCCGGTCGACGCCACTGCAGCAGGAACCGCGGGCGTCCACGGGGCTCTCGCCCGCGCGATGCGGCTCGGCCGCTCCCTGGACGCCGAGCCGAGCCGCCACCTCGGATCCGGACGTGTCAGCGAGGTGACGTGGCAACCCGGAGTCGAAGCCGCGCACGGCAGCATCGTCGTATGGCTGGGGCCACCCGACGACCGCCCACTGCGCATCGAAACCCGCAACGAGTTCCTCATGGTCCTCGACCGCGGCCAGATCGTCGCCACAGCACCGGACATCATCTGCCTCCTCGATCAGCGCACCAGGACGCCGCTGCTCACGGAGACGGTCACCACCGGCTACCAGGTCGACGTGCTCGTCTACCCCGCCCCCAGCCGATGGAACGAGCCGGCATTCTCCCCTCTCGCCTCACCCGCGGCATTCGGATACAGCTGGGCAGAGACGTGA